A stretch of the Rosa rugosa chromosome 5, drRosRugo1.1, whole genome shotgun sequence genome encodes the following:
- the LOC133712800 gene encoding F-box/FBD/LRR-repeat protein At4g26340-like codes for MKDSGDLKRAHEDSKSQLQAAEGIGDDRISALPDEILCHILSLLIPLYSVRTTVLSKRWNNLWTSCITNLDFDMYDFRSSWHNYRIFVRFVNRVLALRDSSLDIRRFRVDWVDCEDFSIIDRWIRAAIKANVVELDVSFSVECSGEPYLVRPFEMPRSVFTSKSLVALKVKSDYLTYSLPTTGCYFPSLKFLHFSSGYNSDSASEENLFRSCPVLEELTIEGHHKEDVLNFNISAPELRMLTTIISEERHDEEFDESDEDSGGEGSGEYRVEPCNFFIDAPKLENFCVAGEVMSKYILENSTSLVQAKVQLQEFHEACAHRVAEFLDRISSVRYMVLSAPDFKPCLPHVFSNLIKLELVFYNQSCWKWLADVLNISPNLEYLVLDFAKIKSGGRDSLPDLESFGDDFASINMREGWDSFHPPEFLPSCLSSQLKTISIKGFKGTPNEIGVAVYLLIYGEVLNKVIVSCESCSSIRGAKEKILSFVKGSKTCQVSFI; via the coding sequence ATGAAGGACAGTGGAGATCTCAAACGTGCACATGAAGATTCAAAATCACAACTCCAAGCTGCAGAAGGTATTGGAGATGACAGGATCAGTGCGTTACCGGATGAGATTCTCTGTCATATACTCTCTCTCCTCATCCCGTTATATTCTGTCCGGACCACTGTCTTGTCTAAGAGGTGGAACAACTTGTGGACTAGTTGTATTACCAACCTTGATTTTGACATGTATGATTTCCGTTCATCATGGCATAACTATCGCATTTTCGTCAGGTTCGTTAATCGGGTGTTGGCCTTACGCGACTCATCGTTAGACATCAGAAGATTTCGTGTTGATTGGGTCGATTGTGAAGATTTCTCTATTATTGATCGTTGGATACGTGCCGCCATCAAGGCTAATGTTGTTGAGCTTGatgtttctttttctgtggAATGTTCTGGTGAACCTTACTTGGTGCGTCCTTTCGAAATGCCTCGAAGTGTTTTTACCAGCAAATCACTGGTGGCTTTGAAGGTGAAGTCAGATTATCTTACCTATTCTCTTCCTACAACAGGTTGTTATTTCCCAAGTCTCAAGttccttcatttttcttctGGGTATAATTCCGATTCGGCCTCAGAGGAAAATCTTTTCCGTAGCTGCCCTGTACTCGAAGAGTTGACTATAGAAGGACATCATAAggaagatgttttgaatttcaaCATATCTGCACCTGAATTGCGGATGCTAACGACCATCATTTCAGAAGAAAGGCATGATGAAGAATTTGATGAATCGGATGAAGATTCTGGCGGAGAAGGTTCTGGAGAATATAGGGTAGAACCCTGCAATTTCTTTATCGATGCCCCGAAACTTGAAAACTTCTGTGTTGCGGGAGAGGTTATGTCAAAGTATATTTTGGAGAACTCAACCTCCTTAGTTCAAGCCAAAGTTCAACTCCAAGAGTTCCATGAAGCTTGCGCTCACCGTGTTGCTGAGTTCTTGGATAGAATTTCAAGCGTCAGATATATGGTCCTTTCAGCTCCTGATTTTAAGCCTTGTTTGCCGCATGTTTTTAGTAATTTGATCAAGCTAGAGCTGGTTTTTTACAATCAGTCTTGCTGGAAATGGCTTGCCGACGTGCTCAACATATCGCCTAATCTAGAATATCTTGTCTTAGACTTTGCAAAAATCAAATCAGGAGGACGAGATTCATTGCCTGATTTGGAATCTTTTGGCGATGACTTTGCAAGCATCAACATGAGAGAAGGATGGGATTCCTTCCATCCACCAGAGTTTTTGCCTAGTTGTTTGTCTTCACAGCTCAAGACTATCTCCATAAAGGGATTCAAAGGAACACCGAATGAGATTGGCGTGGCAGTGTATTTGTTAATCTATGGTGAAGTTCTAAATAAGGTGATTGTGTCTTGTGAGAGTTGTTCCAGCATTCGCGGTGCAAAGGAGAAGATTTTATCCTTTGTAAAGGGTTCAAAGACATGTCAAGTTAGTTTTATCTGA
- the LOC133710562 gene encoding uncharacterized protein LOC133710562: protein MAFPIFCVFLAMFLPLESVTAESLGDILAPVISPVMVDVCKGIECGKGTCKPSTSSTFFFECECDSGWNRTTIENSDHFKFLPCVIPNCNLDYSCAKAPAPISDKSNKTNTSIFDPCYWMDCGGGTCNKTSKLAYKCECGEGYYNLLNVTTFPCFKECTIGIDCANLGISVSNKSTSPPPPALADNSSSTTHADSITLMILIMFVVMVHGI from the exons ATGGCTTTCCCCATTTTCTGTGTTTTTCTTGCCATGTTTCTTCCTCTTGAATCTGTCACTGCCGAGTCATTAGGCGACATATTGGCTCCTGTTATCTCTCCAGTCATGG TTGATGTTTGCAAAGGCATAGAATGTGGTAAAGGGACATGCAAGCCTTCAACCAGTAGCACTTTCTTTTTCGAATGTGAATGTGATTCTGGGTGGAATCGGACCACTATTGAGAATAGTGATCACTTCAAGTTTCTACCTTGTGTGATTCCCAATT GTAACCTGGATTACTCCTGTGCAAAAGCACCAGCCCCAATTTCAGATAAATCGAACAAGACCAACACATCAATCTTTGATC CTTGCTATTGGATGGATTGTGGAGGTGGAACTTGCAACAAGACATCAAAATTGGCGTACAAATGTGAATGTGGAGAAGGTTATTATAACCTGCTCAATGTGACTACCTTCCCTTGCTTTAAAGAAT GTACAATTGGAATCGATTGTGCAAACCTTGGGATTTCGGTGTCAAATAAGTCTACTAGTCCTCCACCACCTGCATTGGCTGACAATA GTAGCTCGACTACACATGCAGACTCTATTACATTGATGATCCTCATAATGTTTGTTGTCATGGTTCATGGGATATGA